DNA from Chelonia mydas isolate rCheMyd1 chromosome 3, rCheMyd1.pri.v2, whole genome shotgun sequence:
CACCGTAGGGAAGGGCTATCAGCTACTGCTCTGTCACCATGGCTGGGTTCTGTAATCCAGCCCAGCCCGGAGAGGACTAGGACGGTACCATCACCCTCTTTGGCTCAGCACCTCACTGTTCTCAACTGCAAACAGGGCCTGACTGTCCTGTGTCGGGCAGGACATAAAAAAGCTTTGCACCCTCCCTGCCCTGTGCATGCACCAGCTCACTGCTGTGCCCACATATGGAaaccctgcagcctctctgagcTATCTCAATGTTGCCACCGTGTAACAGACGGATTTGGGTCTCTGTCAAAGGCAGGTTCCCTCTGTTCAGCACAGGGGTTTGTATTCCTTGGGGTTTGCTCTGAAGTCAGCTGGATGCTATCTCTGCATCGTTCCTGGGGCAGGCCCAGTTTGCTGCAGTGCTCTTGATAAGGAGTCTTAAGATTCCTGTTCATTTGAGAAACTCTCCCATGCTCCTATTCCAGACCTCTGCATGCAGTCTCTGGACATCTCAATGGCTGCAGTCACTCTGGCTTGGACCTGGGCTTTGTCTCCCCCTCAGTCATTGGGTCATTGAGCTGCACCTGGCAAGGGCCTGCCCTATTGCGCCACACTTACTGGCAGAAAGGCTTCAGCTGCAATTACGCAAACAACTACGTGGACCCAGGAacaacagcagcagagcagaactgGTCGATCACCCCTGCTAAGCAGCAGTCAGGGAAGAACACTAGACTTCTGCTGTATCTTGGCCAAAGCAGCAAACACTCCTCCCAGTGCAAAGCACTAGGGGAATCAAACACAATGTGCAAACAAACACCAGGAGCCTCACCTTGGGCTCAGCAACCTCACCTGGAACTGGGCTCAAGGCCAGACAAGTACCTAGAACACAGGGGTGAAAGGCTTGGgtcaaaaacaaagcaataagCCAGGATCTGTGGAAGAGCTGGAGTCTCTTGTTAGGATATTCCAGCAGCAGCTTTACTGGAGGGTTGTATCTACTGAAGGCCCACAGAGCATTTTCTTCTGATCTCTCTGCTTCTCACTGCGTGGGTGCTGCACTTCACTGTCTTACATTGCCACGGAGTGGGAGAAGAGCTGGGAAATGTAGAGGCAAGGGTTGCTTTGCAGCATCTCACTGCTGTGTACATGCCGGGGTCTGTATGGCATACCCAGCCCCtctcgctgtgctggaggaatggTGCTGGAGATCTGGGAGGTGCTCCTGTCTCCAAGGAGCTGTTTACACTCAGGACAGATTCCAGTGGGGTTAGGAGCCCTCATGTTGACAGCCCGCTGGTGTTTTTAACACTGTCACATAATGCCCTGTCTAAGCCTGCTCAGAAAGTCTAATCAAGGCCACTGGCAGCCTGGGGCCCATCTCCAGGAGGGCTCTAGCCTCTGCTAACACTTCCAGAGTTGAAGTCGGTGCTGGAAGCGTCTAGTGTAGGCACGGTAGGGGCAGCATTAgcaggtgctgtgctgctggcatAGCAGCTGTCCCAGTAGGTGGAAGGCAGAGGTTCTGGCATTGCAGAGCTCATTACTACCTGTAAAGGAGGACTgtatggggaagagagaaggacAAAGGTGATCAGAGGATAACCTTCCAGAAGAGCAAGGGCTGGAGGCCATGAGGCTCTTAGCTGCTTCAGGCCAGTTTCGCTAACTGGAATGCCAAAAATGCCAAGTCCCTTGCTTGCGGTAACAGATTCCAACGTATAGTTGCGGCAACTCCAGCAGTTACAATAGAACAAAACTGAAAGGACAAAAACTTGTCACGCCAGATAGTCTCACTCATTCCTCTCCGTCACCCATGCCCAGTCGTACcgacccacccccactcccactgaagtcactcgATTGCATTACAGGATTACTCCATAGCAGGAAGTGGTGTAAAACTGCCTTGCTTAAAAATAATTCTAAGCTTCCTTCCAATTGTGCCTCTTGGGCTGCGTCTAAATGGCAGGGCCAACCCCCTACATTCAGAACCCAGGGTCTAGCCCCCAACAGCCCCataagaatttatttatttatttaaaccacACATTTGGGGTTTTCTCTGACTTCTGAGCCTTTTAGGCAACACTCTGGTGACACTTTCAAGCTGTCCCCTgtagccatgagggctagaaacagcTTCATtctaaagctgagattctctcatAATCCCATGACGCCACGAGCAGAggttgtaaaaaaaaccaaaaaaaaacaaaacaaaaccaaacacacacacaccaaatacCAGGAGACCTGTGATAAAGTGGCAAGAGTTGGAAGTGCTGGTGCCTGGAGTATGGTGCCCTGCCTGGGGAACCAACAGTCGCTCACTAGCCTGAAAAGCAAGGTAAGACCGATGAGTCTCTCACTACCTAGGAATATTCCATGACACATGATGGAGCTGGTGAGACGAAAGAGCACTCAGGAACATACCTAATTCTAGCAGAGCAGCCACCTCAGTGCACTGACGTCGGACTCACTGAGCTGCAGTGCCGAGATCACAGTCAGCCTGGCTGGACCGGACCAGACCTAACCCCACTCCCAGGCTGGGGTCCCCACGTGCTTTGATGAGTGTTAGAGCTGATGGGAGGCTCTTGGGCACGTGCAAGAGGGACAAAGACTGCATTCAGAGTTATCCGGGTGTCACTGCAGGCCGTAGTGGGTCTTGCTCCCGCACCCCACGGGGAGAGTGTTAATATCTACTGGCACTTGAAGAGAAACCACCAACAGGTAGCAAAGAACTGCATGAAATACAAGTGATCCTCTCCTTGCAAAGCAAGGAGCTGCTGTCCACAGTGCAGCAGGGAGAGTGAAAGCTACTACAGGGAGCACACGCTAGACCAAATGAAACAGGACATTAGCAGAGGGGGGAAGGGTCCTCTCTGCAGCAACAGCAGGAGCCACAGGCTTCCAGGAAGCTGGAGTGGTTGCTCCTGAGTGGAATGGTATTACGGGAGTGGGGTGGGCAGCAAGCTTGCAGAGCAGGAGGATAACTCATTGTGGGACCCCAGCATGCTCAGTGGGACTGCCTGGCGTAGGGgagggcaggactgggcccagccTTTGTGGAACAGACCATGTGTCCAAACCCACCAGGCTGGCCACGCAGAAGCCACTCTCCTTCCAAGCCACTGCCAAGTTCCCTGCCCCACGGGCAGCTGTAGACAAAAGCCAGAGGCTCCTCCGTGAGCAAACCAGCCTCCTTTCTCCCACTTCCATACCCGCTCAAACACAATCACGCTGGGCAAGAGGCGGCAGGTCTCTCCCGCTGAAGGCAGGATCTGTATTGTCTAGGGAGTACTAAGGGGAGTTTAACAAGCTCCACGTACTCAGAAGCATCTCCTGTCCGGCCCAGCTGCCCTGCATGTGCAGGGGtctctgccagctgctgtgaTCCATGTGGCACCACTGCTCATGGTAATGCTGACTAGCTACGGCGTGACTGGCTGAGATCTCCacccagcaggaacaggctgcTGCCCTTGGAGCAATAAGTTGGAAGAGTTCTCATTTATTTCCCTTCAGTAAATAAGGGGTCACCATCTTGTGAGGCAACTGGCTGTTGCAATGCCCAGAGCGCATCCAATATCCCACCTGTCCAGAGTGTCCGCTGTCCCTACCATGGGCTGCAAATTGGCATGCGGAGTCCAAGAGACTACAGCTCGTCAGCTGGGCTGTGCGCAAGGGGAGCCTTTGGCTGGatatccccctcctcctcagggcTCCTTTCAGCACTTGGGGCCAGGTGGCTTTTTGCttcctcaaccttctctttgtttttctttttcttctctgctgCCTTCTTGTTCTTGCCATCCTTTTTCTTTGTCTTATTCTCCCCTGTGGTCGCTACATCTCCCTTCTTGCTGGTCCACTGCTCTGCCAGGCAGCCTGCAGGGATGACATCATGGAGAAAAGGGAGCAGTGAGGCGGTCAggtttcctctccccaccccacgccccctTCCTGCTCACACTGAGAGACGGCATTTCAATGCTCCTCTGGAGCACGTGTGCTGTCTCAGCAAATACAAGGGGACATTGGCCTCCAAGCAGAGGTCAAACTCACTTGTGTCTTTCCCTTTCAGCACATGGTTCGCACAGAGAAACTGAGCCAGGTCTTCCTTCTGGTGATGCCTGTACCAGTCCTCGATCACGTCTTCGAATTCCTCCACCAGCACATCACACTAGTGCAGAGAGAAAGCACAGTCCAGCACCAGGAGACCTTCCCTACTAACCCCACTCCCAGGGCCCCTCCCAACGTGGGGAGCAAGCGCAGCTCCAGGACGAGCTTGCCAAAGAGGGGCAGCTCATACTCTGCAGTGAACTCTTGGAGTACGATACCCACACCCAGCCTGAGCCAGTCTTCCCAGATCTCCCAGCCATTACTGCCCTCCGCGCTAGTGCCCCCAGTGACATTGTGCTACCGCACGGGCAGTACCTGCTTCTTGAGGTCAGCCACTTCAGCAGAGGTCTCGTTCCACAGCTCATAGGGGATGTCCATCACCACTTTCACCCCCTTGTGTACCAGGTTGTGCAGGGTTTCAAACGTCTCCGACATTCCCTAAGGAGACACAGTAATGCAAGTGACCCCACCTTC
Protein-coding regions in this window:
- the CNPY3 gene encoding protein canopy homolog 3, translated to MAEPGPAACLLLLPLLLSPAPAAGAAAEDTEWVRLPSKCEVCKYVAVELKSAFEETGKTKEVIDTQYGFLGGKGSGIKYTQSDIRLIEVTETICKRLLDYNLHKERTGSNRFAKGMSETFETLHNLVHKGVKVVMDIPYELWNETSAEVADLKKQCDVLVEEFEDVIEDWYRHHQKEDLAQFLCANHVLKGKDTSCLAEQWTSKKGDVATTGENKTKKKDGKNKKAAEKKKKNKEKVEEAKSHLAPSAERSPEEEGDIQPKAPLAHSPADEL